Within the Eucalyptus grandis isolate ANBG69807.140 chromosome 1, ASM1654582v1, whole genome shotgun sequence genome, the region AATACTTTAGAATGGAATGGAGAGTGAAGCTAGGCTTTTGGCAATACTCGAGATAAGTCGGTGACGAATGAAAAGGTTTCAGTCGGAATCAATTAGACGAGTTCTGCTTCCACTGTACTAacatcttcctcttgatttcCGTTTTCATCTTTGAGCTCTGTTTCCGATTCCTCGTCAAACAAATAATCCATAGTGGTGCCCCATTCAGGTTTGTAGACACAACCGAAATGAGTCATCAACAGCCAAACAAAGGTAAGAAGCTCTCCACCTTTGCTCAACACCTGTAAATGTGCCTCTTCCTTGACATGACCTGCCGCATATGACAGCATCTCAACCCATACTCCACTCATCACTTTCCACTTCCTTTCCCCGAAGCTTTCCATCTTACGGACCAATGCGACCCCCAGCTCGATCGAGTAGAACGAGTCGAGCGGGCCTGTCCAATCCACGACTTCGACTTTAACAGCCTTGTAGAGTGCCTCGCACAGCTGCTCCACATCCTTGAAATCCTTGACATCCtcgtcatatatatatataactaaatTGTTTATTGACACTCCTATGTTGAGTTGGGCATTCCCTGCCACAGGGGACATCAGTTTAGGCTGATTAAGTAAAAGATAAAACATGTAGTCAGAAAGGATCTTGCTGaattccctttcatcatttctttttgtcaaattcTCTTGTCTATAGCAGATTTCGGTAGCAATATGCCACAATATAACACTGATGTCGTAAGTAGGCTTGGTGACAAACTCTAAAAGATCAACTGCCTCCGGTCTACCTTGGAGAAACAGATTACCTCTAGCTTCAAATACCATCCTCGTCTCTATCGGATTACGCGCATATACAGATTTACGTCTCACCTCCTCGAAGATAAACGTCCATAACTTATTAATAAAGGGATTCTTGAGCCTGCGCTTGGGAATCAGTATAAGGATTGGTAATTCCCCTTCGATGAATGTCCTGCAACTTAGACGGAAAAGATAGATGAATATCTTGTAAAATCCATGGAACATAAAGATGATGGCGTCGAACATAAAGATGATGACGTCCCAGCACTGAACGCCCTCGTCCATCTTTTTCAACTTGTCCATCTTTTTCGACTTGTCCATCTTGTTAAACTTATGCAGCTCTTTCATCTTGTCCATATTTTTCAACCTCACTGTCAAACATTCAGAGAAAAAGTTGCAAGCAGAGATGGATTCTGACCACCTTTGAAATATAAATGGTGTACCTAAGACCTGATATGTAGCATTGGCTTTAGACTCAACTTTACGTGTGGTGAGTCGAGGCTTCCACAGGTCAGCCATGGCGGATATTAACTTGAGAAGAAATGAATCTGGTTCAAATGGTCTTGTTTTGTGGTGCATGATTTTGGCAATAGTCCAATCGGAGAAAACGAATATGAACAAAGCTATCACATCAAGAGCAATCCCTCCCAAAAGAAGGATATAGGTAATTGTCACATCAAATTTGGGGAGCTGATGCTTCTTGAAGCGATGGAACAAGACAAAAGCCACCGTAATCTCAATGAAGGCTATGAAGCGGAAAATGTAACTCCACTTGGAACGTATTACCAACGCTTTTGTGTGGAGCACCTCATACATGAAATTGAGTTCGACTGATATCAACCTTAATGCATCTATTGCACAAACtttgtgaaaatatttgcaGCTTACATGGCGGTTTTTACGTAGCCATACAAAATCCACGGAGGCCTTAAAGATATTAAAGAAGAAGTAAGCATGCTTCACCACAATACTCTCAGCAAGCTTTGCTCTTTCTTCATTAGAATGTCCACACTCTAGAACATCGAGTTCTTTCTTTAACTCCGACAGTGCAACATCTTGCTTCCCTAGGGCCCCTATTACCCTGAATATTGGGAGGCTTGAGAGAAAAAGTGCAAGTATCCTCTCCACATTTTTTATGACCCCGGCAAAAAATATCAATATCGTTGGGATCACTAATGACTTGTCACTGGAAAATGTTTGCACAAAAACATAGATGGAAACACTAACTTGGAAGAAGAGACTAAGCAGGTGCCGTTGCCAAAGTGAACTATCTTGTAAAGAGAAGGCAGTAATGGTGTCTGGACCACCAAGGTGTAACAATAGAAATGAGGTCCAGAATGCCTGAAGTGCTATGTCTACTTTAGCAGCATGATCGAATGACTTGCCTTGGCTATGAGAGATGTATCCAATCCCGAATGTAGCTAGCCAATCAGCCATCAAGTAGGCCAACCATAAGAAGAAAACAATGAGGgtgtttgatattttctttctaagggGTGCACATAGAATGAGAAAGACCTGAAACGAGAGGCTCAGTATGAGGATGCCTCGAATGTTCCATTTGTTCCACAAATCGAAAATGAAGCTAAATGCCATGCTTTTGCTTcgtctgaatttttttatcactcCTTTATAAAATTTCGCCTTGGATAGGAGGAATGGTGGGGAACGTATATAAACATTTCGAGATGGTTCCTTGCTTATTTGTTAGAAGAAAGAATCTCTTCAAAAACCTGAGAAAGTAAAAGAATCGGGAACCAACCATTTCACAAATAGACATAAGTAAAGTATCTCATGCATTAGATGGTAGAAGAGAAGTATCTCATCCATGATGAATTTAGCATGATGAAGCTTCAGATGTTCCATTTGTTCCATAGATCCTAAATGGAAACAAAGGCTATTGTTTTTAGTAAGTTTGAATTTTACTACTTTTCTCTATATAATTTTGGTTTGTATAGAAGGAACAATGGGAAATGTATATGTACATATTGAGATGATCTTTTGTTTGTTAGTAAGAAGAATCTATtcaaagaaagtaaaagaatcGAAAACCAATCATTTTATGAATAAACACAAGCAAGGCATCGTTTGTATTACATGGTAAAAGAAAAGTATCGCATCCATAATTGGTCAAGTGAAATGTTTAGTGATATTGTAACAAGGGtagaaaaaaaaccataaaatttcTAGGgacatttttgtttagaaaaacaCGCTTTCTCCATGCTACTCCTTCGCACGatatatataaaccataattttgcctcaatttttgaaattagaaagaAAGGGAATTCTCGagcataaattgaaaaattggagATAAAATACCACTCCAGATGTGACAAGATAGTTGTAATGAGAGTGTCCTAGACTGAATTGAACGCAACTAGGTGCTACTTGCAtgaaagaagttttttttttttttttggtcataagaggtctctttctatttttcctgGGAACAAAACGAGGACATTTACCCAAGTCCAAACATAAGATAGACGTAAGACAGTGAGGAGGATACGACAACCAGTTCGGCGCAAGGGAATCGTCGTGGCAAGCCTTTGTGATCCAATCCGCTACCCGCTTCATTTCTCGCAGATTGAAGCCCATGGACACTACAGGTAATGAACCCAGCTTTTGTTTACACTCTGCCACCACCGATTGAACAACCCAAGGTATTTCGGCCCGGCCCAGGATGGCTTCTGCTGCTGTCAAGTTGTCTGTGACGATCTGAACAGGAACTACTTTACTTGGTCTCCCCTATTCGTTGAACTGAAGGCCACTCGTGCATGTCTTCTCCACAAAGTGCAAACCTTCCTTTAGAGCTAGGGTTTCTACTACAAGGGCAGATGAAGCGAGGATTTTCTTAGTGAATCCACCCACAAGGCGCTCGTGATGGTCTCTGCAAATCCCAACAACCGCGCCCTGTTTTGAGGCGCAACTCCAAGACCCATCCACGTTCAATTTCAACTCGCTTGTTGTCGGTGGTATCCACTCCTCCCCTCTCCCAACTTGCTCGTCCTTTCGGTTCTGCATTGTGGTGTTGGGGCTCCATTTTTTTGTAGAGTTCAAGATCATAGCTTGCTTCCTCCACGATTTGTTGTGGTTTTAGTCGACAGGATCTGAAAACCCATACATTTCTTGCTTTCCATATCGACCATAAAATACCTGCAAGGAGTGCGTTTGATTTCCGCTCATTCTAGTGAAACAAGTTCTCCGAGATCCATTTATCCATTCTTGTGGCTTTCTCAATGGCTGTATTCAATAGTATGCGGGGATCTAACCATATCCGTTTCGTCCAGGAATATAAGAGGAGGAGATGCTCGAGAGTTTCTGGGGCTTCGTGGCAAATGGGACAAAGTGGATCAGGTAACATTTTCCTCCTGTAGAGATTTTCTCTTGTCGGCAACACATTATTACATACGCTCCATAggaaaaatttcacttttggGTAGTGTGGGGTTTGCCAAATTGTTGTCCATAGACCTCAGGGTGGCTGATATGACAATGATGGTTGGTTTTCTTTCAGCTGTTTTTTCTGGGAGCATATTTTGTTGTAGCCACTTTTGACCAAATAGGAGCCCGCATTATTGCCTGTCCACACTATTATGTCCATTGATGAGTTTGAGTTGAGCGGTATTGAAAAGATCTCGTGGATAACTTGCTCGTCGAACATTTCCTTTAGCTTCGCCACatcccattctttttcttcaggtACAATTAGTTCAGCGACAGTCGTTGGTTCATTTAGATTTGCACCTCCTCCGATTCGGCCTCTAGGTAGCCACACATCttccctaattctaattttcttaCCATCACCCACCAGCCATCTCATCTTCGATTCAATCACTTCCCTTCCTATCAGCAGACTTTGACATCCCCATGAGAAGCGAGTACCCTTACCAGCACGCCAAAACTCTCCTTGTGGGTAATAAATATCTTTAACAACTTTTGTCCATAGGGAATTTGGATCCTGAACAAGTCGCCACGCTTGTCTCCCCAGCATAGCCTTATTGAAAGAAACTAAGTCTTTGAACCCCAATCCTCCGGTGTCCTTCCCTGTTCTCAAAGATTCCCAGCTCTTCCAATGAATTCCTTTTCGGTCAATAgtttgtttccaccaaaagcacgcaattcttttttctattgctTTACAAATAGAGATCGGTATCttgaaaatagacattgcataCTGTGGAAGAGCTTGTACAATTGTTTTGATAAGTACCTCTTTCCCTGCTTTAGTCAACAATTTCTCCTTCCAGCCCTCTAGCTTCGAGTTGACCCTTGCTAGGATCCATTCAAACATATGCTTTTTTGATTGTCCCCAGTCAAACGGAATTCCCACGTATTTGCCTGTATTGTCTATAATAGAGACTCGTAGTTGATTTGCCAGGTTTCTCTTTAGAGTTAGTGGACAATTCTGGCTGAAGAAAATACCTGACTTGTTTAAGTTGATGGCCTGCCCTGATGCATAGCAATACTGGTTTAGGATATTCGCTGGGTTTTGACATTCCAGAATCGttccatccaagaaaaatatggcGTCATCCGCAAATAAAAGATGAGATAGAGTTGGACACCACCTATTTAGTTTGATTCCCCTTAGACTTCCATCTGATATTGCCCTGCTCATTAGTATAGATAGCACATTTGCcataataataaataagtaAGGTGAAAGTGGATCTCCCTGTCTTATGCCTCGAGATTGATGGAACTGTTGCATCGACTCTCCATTAATTTTCACACTAAAAGATACCGTGGAAATGCATTGTTTCACACACTGGACCCATTCCTTGCAGAATCTCATTTTCTTCATATACTCACATAAGAAATTCCATTCAACTCGatcatatgccttttgcatgtctaatTTAAGAATTGCTtgaactttctttttcctctttcaaatgCGTAGTTGATGTAGCACCTCCTGAACTATCAAGATATTGTCCTATATTTGTCTTCCACTCACAAAGGCACTCTGTTCTATTGCAATAATTTCCAGAAGCCATAGCTTAAGACGGTTAGCCATTACTTTAGAAATAACATTATAATTGAAATTACATAAACTAATGAGTCTGTATTGAGTAATGTGTTCTGGAGTTGCTACTTTTGGAATGAGAACAACGTGTGTCATATTCAGTTTAGGATTGAAAGTACCTATAGTGAGGAAGCTATCAACCATCTGTAATACATCTTGCTGAATGTCAGTTCAATAATGATGATAAAATTGCCCACAAAGCCCATTTGATCCAGGTGCCTTAGTGGCTCCCATTTGAAAAACCGCCTCTTTTACTTCATCCATTGTTACCCTCCTCATCAAGGACTCATTCATTTCTACATTGACAAGTTGTGGGCATTGATCTAGGACGGGTTGAAAATTTCTAGGACCTTCAGTGGTGTAGAGGGATTGGTAAAACTGGCCAATGTGTCGCTTTAGTGCTTCAGGTTCCCAACACCAATGATCATCATCCATTTTCAGCATTGTGATTCTATTCCGTACCCTCCGCTAGACCATAGTAGCATGAAAGTATTTGGAATTTCTATCCCCCCACCTTAGCCAATTTATGCGGGATCTCATACTCAAGTACATTTCTTCCTGCCTCCATAACTGTTCAGTCTGctatttaatttgtttgatttccTCCCTGAACTTAGCTCCTTCTAGACTATTAGTTAGCACAGTAAGTCTTCTCTTTAAAATTTCAATCTGCTTATATGCGCTTGAGAATTTCCTTTTACTCCATGTTCCCAATGCACCAGCCaccttttgtgatttttgaactACATCTCCCAGTGTGTTATGGAGGTCATTCCATGCTCCTTTAACTATATCTCTGCATTCTTGGTCTTCTAACCAATATGCCTCAAAGCGAAACTCTTTTTTCCTTGGGAGGATATTCGGGTATAGAGTGAGGATAAGAGGACTATGATCAGAACCTAATGCTGGCAAAGCAACAGCCTCTGCATTTGGAAACTCCACTCTCCATTCTATGTTGCATAACACCTTGTCAAGCCGTTCTCTTACCAGATTTTCCCCCCCTTTGTTATTTGACCATGTATAGGCGCACCCCTTACTTTCAATATCCATTAATGCACAGTCGTTCAACACTTCCCTAAAAGCCACCATCCGATAATGATCCATCCCTCGTCCTCCTTCCTTTTCCCAGAAATTAAGAACCTCGTTGAAATCCCCCATGCAAATCCATGGTAGTGAGTTGATATGGTGGATTGCTCAAAGTTTCTGCCATAAACAAATCCTCTTCTGGAAATTTGTAGATGCATGTAGAAAGGGTACTCTCATCAGGGTACCAGAAGTAGGATCCCTACATATAATATCGATCAGCTCGTTTGAATGTTCCTTTACCTCCACCTTTAATTCCTCATTCCACATTGCTGTTAGTCCCCCTGCCGTGCCAATTGGATCGATGATAAATGACTCCTTGAACTTAAGTTGCTACCTAACTCTGTCCAccactatttttttgttctttgtctCCATAAGGAACACCAAGTCGGATCTATCAAGAGCCACAAGGGCTCTAAGATGCTGGACCGTCAGGACAGACCCCAATCCCTAACGATTCCAGCTCAAAACTTTCATTTATCCCCcagtggcttattagggctagccaccaaaagCCCATTCATGCGCTCCCTTATCTACTTGGGTAAGTGTTTCGAGAAGCAGAGTCTCATCAATCGCATTTGCATCCATCCCCTGTAAATTGTAACTCTTTgccctcttcattttcttgctcGCCGGGGGAATATGGCCCTTCTTGCTCTTTTTGTGTGTTGTAGCTATGCTGTCCAGCACTGTTTCTGCCCATGATGAATCCGAGAGAAGAAGTAGAGGACCTGTGTCTCTTTTGCCTTTCACGACCATGGACTCACTAGCTATGCCTTTCCCTTTTAACTTTAGTAATTCTGAAGATTGAGCTTCCATAGGATAGTCCAATTGCTTCTCATAATTATCAGTATTGGTCGGGACCTTCATAGTACCAGCCGGTGGAGTTTCCTCAACTATTTCTTGCTCCTCATAAGGTATCTCCTCCCCATAATACATTTTCCAGAAATGGCTATTTTGCTTTGCTTCCACTTTCAGCCAATATCTGAAGTTTCCATCTACTTCCTCCCCCGGCGTTGGTTCCTCGTAAGGGATTTCCTCATAGGTTGTGGCATAATGGCCTATTCGGCCACATGAATAGTAATAGTAAGGAAGCCTCTCGTACTTAAAGTCCACTCATATTTTATCATCATTGAAATTCACCAATGCTCCTGGCCATAGGGGGCGTGATAAGTCTAGCATCACACGCGCTCTTCCCACTTTACACGGACTGCCATCTTTGCCGTCTATTTTCAGTTCCACCACCTTGCCTATCTTCCCGACCCCCTCCAGCATTGTCTTTTTAGTGATTCGAATTATCGAGATTCCCAACACTTGCACCCAAAATGCACAATGAGTAAAGACATGCCTGTGAATAGGTACCTTTGGTTGTAGTTTCTGTAGAATGAGCAAGTTCCCCGAGAAACACCAAGGGCTAGTATCCAAGACTCTTTTCAAATCAGCTTCCTCTCTGAAAGTGAACGAAAATAGGCCTGACTGCACTACCTCACACACTACGTTTTCAGTCTTCCAAGCCTTCTTCATTGTGGATAAAAAGGCCGGAAAGTTTACATTAGGCCTGGAGAATAGTTTCCCTAGCAATATGAGATTACAAGTTTTCCATTTATCCTTTGGAATTTCTTCAAACACGTTGGCTACAAAATCCTCTGACCACATTTACCCCATTTGTCTACATAGTGCAGCTAACCTGCACTCTTTAACTGATTCATTCTCCATTGCAACCTTTTTTTTACAGGTGCAAATTCAGGACATCCTCCAAGACTTACCGAGGAAAGGAAACACTTCAAATCCTACACATACCGAGTGGTGGAGCCGAAAAAGCGTGGATGAAGGGAGCTCGAATACCACTGCTGTCTCTATTTCACGCACCTTTCTTTGCCCagaaaatccataaattccagaCTCCGTCCATACTCGTAAGGGGCTGTTGTAATGAGTGATAACGAATGATGATATTGAGGAGAGATTACGTTGTGACGATGGGTTCATCCATTTTAGTGGTCTGTGTGCAGGTTGAGGAATTTTTGGTCATCAGGTGTATTGGGATTCATTGATGTTGGGAGATTTAGGGCTTGGAGATTTAGGGCTTGGAATACACTATCACCATGGATAGAGATGGAGCTCTtccaagagagagagggactcTTACGGAGAAGAGGGAGTTTTTTGAAAGAAGTTCAAGGTAAGGTCAATTCAAGGGTAAGCAGACCCCCGCTTGGTGCAAAATTTACGCGCGACGAGACAGTATTCATTGGCTGATAGTCATTTCACCAACGATAAGTTCACGGGAATTATTATCTCAAAGTGATCAAGTTCGGAGCATCTCGGAATAAAATCAAGCTTGAGAGAACTTTGAGAATCGGGCTCACCGCAGGAAATTTTTTGATATACTTTCTTGATTGGGGGGAATTGAGATTTATAGGTAAGGTGTTGGTTCTGATGACGCCTTGATCTggttatatatttattaataacaaaaatagcACTAAGGGTGCGTGTAGAGTTACTttaaatttgaacttttaaatttttaaaacctTGCTACTTTCCCAAGCTTAAACTTTTCATAATAtcccaaaatatataaatattgacatgccgattctttcattttctgtaaaattGAAACATTCTAATCGCTGCAAGAAAAGCTtaaaataggaaaagtaaatttcTGCGTGTTTAGGAAAACGAGTTACTAATAACGTGGAGGAAAATACTACATACCCATTTACGACCTAGATCTTGTATAGCAGCAAGGAAAATGAAGTGAGATCGAAATCTTCATTCCCCTCCTAACGACGTAACAAAAATGGAATGAGAATGAAATCTCCATCCTCATACTTTGTCTAGGTTACCATGCGGCCATGTCCAATgcttgaaattcaaatttggtGCAACACTGCTATTGAATAAGAAAGACGCCTCaggaaaatataacaaaattcttTCTAACcatcatttggctccaaccaAGATCCACGGTATAAATAACTATCAATCCTGAACCTATTGAGAACTCTTGCCGTAACTAGAAGGGgtcaaattacacaatgaaGTTCCAACGTCGAGCCCAATCCCGTATACAACTATCTAGTCAGCCAACATATAGGCCAATCACGAGGAAAACGACATGGCGATtcgctattttctttttaagatgtGCAAATAGAATGAGAAAGACTTGAAGTGAGAGGCTTAATATGACGGAGCCTCAGATGTTCCATTTATTCCATAAATCCAAAATGAAGCTAAATGCCATGTTTTAACTCAGTTTGAACTTTATCACTCTTCTCAATATGATTTTAGCTTGCTTAGGAGAGAGTGGTGGGAAATGTGTATGTATATGTTAAGATGGTTCTTTGCTTATTTGTTAGAAAAAATAATCTATTGAAAAACCCAAGAAGAATGTACAAGAATCGTGAATCAACCATTTTGTGAATGAACATAAGTAAGGTATCTCATGCATtaaataacagaaaaaaaaagtatctcaTTCATGATTAGTTTAATAAAATGCTTGGTCATATCATATTTAACAAGGCACTTGATATTATTAATGAATTAGATGCCATCTAACAAGTCATATCAGTATACTTGTATATGATGTGGGGGACAAAGAGGAGATGGTTAGATAGGATGAATAGATAAAGCATTCACGATGGCTCAATGCTACGAATAGCGACATGGCGAAAGGAGGTGGGAGAAGAGAAAAGTACATTCGCATCCCCTCTTTCGACCTTGGaatcaaagaataaaaaggaaagagatcATATTTCCTCGCGCAAGAGAAAATTCCCATATTGCAATTCTGTCTTTAGGAGATAATTAGTGACTACTTTGAAGAATTGAGCAGATTCATAGTAGGGATCTCTTATCGCGGGCATTGTACTCTTTCTCTGAAATTacttgaaaaattaaattttgagagaaagagacagagcTTTCTTAATCGCCGCAGAGGGTCCAATGTTGGCTGCTCTGTGGAGAGCAACTGATGACGGACTCCTTTGAGGATAATAATCGattctagaatttttttaaatatcccCGGGTTCGTCTCTCCAAGTTTTTCGGACTTTGATTTTGTTacaaaatattcttaaatttgATCATTACGAATCGATTATCTCCTCGGCTCATCTTCGGTGATATTGATTGCTGGCCAACAATAATCTCAAAGCCCATGGGCCCTGAGATACCTATTTGAAGAGTGCAATAGTTTAATAGCTCAAACGAAACGAGTCTCAATAATCCATTGTTCATGTAACACTCAAGCGCGTTTGATAATGattctattctcgagaacaattttgatcggcaatgatttttttttttgtttgtttcggaacaatttctgagtataaaCGCGCTttgtaattgcacaaaatttctattctcgggataaaaatgtgtttggtaaaattgtataatttttttatttcttttattttttaaatatttttattatatttttcttttttttttctttcttttctctcctttttcctcctttgtggccaGCCGCAACGGCTACCGTGACCGACGGGTGAGGTCCAACGAACTCGTCGAagcctcgcttggccaccatgaggctcagccctcgccaaatctaggtgCCGATAGCCGGGCGAGGCTAGCCAGTGCCACCGTGGCCATCGCAAGGCTTGGGCCgacgagccttgccatggctcaAGATCGCCGAACCGGTGACACTCCAGCGAGGTCgccagccaaaaggaagaagaagggaaaagaggagaaaagaagagaaaagaaaaaattgtttccgagaacaaaaagctactttttctatttctttgattatgttccaaatcttttCGAGAACGAAAAtattatcaaacatgtttctattctttttgttcTCCAGAACAAAAGAACGGAAATAATTGTTCCGgataacaaaaattatttttgccaAACAGCCCCTAATTAAGTTGCAGATTGAATAACAAAAAGCTTATCGTTAATTGGCCATGAAAGCACACACCCCCAAAACCCCTATGAGATTTGTTGTGTTTTCAATCTAACTTTCCTCGTTTTTATGAACCAAAGTATTGAATGAATGaagtttaaatttcaaaaaaaaaaaaaaaaaaaaagcataataaTCACGTACTCATCATGCACACATTTCGCACCCTTTCTAAGGACATTTTGCTatgaataaatcaaaattttttccATGATACTCTTGCACAATCGAACACtcagagaaaaatatttaatttttaagctCCATTCGTTTTGTGGAacaaatttttctcatttttctatgTTTGGTGCGCTTTGGAAAGTTAGTCgacaaaaatgttttcccgattaacaaaaatttatgcTTAAATCTAGGAAAGAGACTCCCCTTCTAAAAAATGTG harbors:
- the LOC104450714 gene encoding uncharacterized protein LOC104450714, with product MAFSFIFDLWNKWNIRGILILSLSFQVFLILCAPLRKKISNTLIVFFLWLAYLMADWLATFGIGYISHSQGKSFDHAAKVDIALQAFWTSFLLLHLGGPDTITAFSLQDSSLWQRHLLSLFFQVSVSIYVFVQTFSSDKSLVIPTILIFFAGVIKNVERILALFLSSLPIFRVIGALGKQDVALSELKKELDVLECGHSNEERAKLAESIVVKHAYFFFNIFKASVDFVWLRKNRHVSCKYFHKVCAIDALRLISVELNFMYEVLHTKALVIRSKWSYIFRFIAFIEITVAFVLFHRFKKHQLPKFDVTITYILLLGGIALDVIALFIFVFSDWTIAKIMHHKTRPFEPDSFLLKLISAMADLWKPRLTTRKVESKANATYQVLGTPFIFQRWSESISACNFFSECLTVRLKNMDKMKELHKFNKMDKSKKMDKLKKMDEGVQCWDVIIFMFDAIIFMFHGFYKIFIYLFRLSCRTFIEGELPILILIPKRRLKNPFINKLWTFIFEEVRRKSVYARNPIETRMVFEARGNLFLQGRPEAVDLLEFVTKPTYDISVILWHIATEICYRQENLTKRNDEREFSKILSDYMFYLLLNQPKLMSPVAGNAQLNIGVSINNLVIYIYDEDVKDFKDVEQLCEALYKAVKVEVVDWTGPLDSFYSIELGVALVRKMESFGERKWKVMSGVWVEMLSYAAGHVKEEAHLQVLSKGGELLTFVWLLMTHFGCVYKPEWGTTMDYLFDEESETELKDENGNQEEDVSTVEAELV